The Lutibacter profundi genome includes a region encoding these proteins:
- a CDS encoding NAD kinase — MKIAIYGQYYKPEDKKYVEELFDVLKSNSVTFVVEKNYYSGLKKHLEVSAVKTFRSHKELDNSFNFMITIGGDGTILRAVTFIRNSNIPIVGINTGRLGFLATVQKEEIRNAIEQLIKGEFIVKERTLLSVITAPKIKNLATLNFALNEVSVNRKNTASMITVETYLDNEYLTSYWADGLIIATPTGSTGYSLSCGGPIITPQAKSFVLTPIAPHNLNARPLVIPDDTIIKFKVSGREDKFFLSLDSRITTIKRNTEVQVKKSKFNLKMVQLNKQTFIKTLREKLLWGQDTRN, encoded by the coding sequence ATGAAAATTGCTATTTACGGTCAGTATTACAAACCTGAAGATAAAAAATATGTTGAAGAATTATTTGATGTACTGAAAAGTAATTCTGTAACATTTGTTGTTGAAAAAAATTACTATTCAGGCTTAAAAAAACATCTTGAAGTTTCAGCAGTTAAAACATTTCGCTCACATAAAGAATTAGATAATTCCTTTAATTTTATGATTACAATTGGAGGTGATGGTACTATTTTAAGAGCCGTAACTTTTATTAGAAATTCTAATATTCCCATTGTTGGTATAAATACAGGCAGGTTAGGTTTTTTAGCAACTGTTCAAAAAGAAGAAATAAGAAACGCTATTGAACAACTTATTAAAGGTGAATTTATAGTTAAAGAGCGCACACTACTAAGCGTTATTACGGCTCCTAAAATTAAAAATTTAGCTACATTAAATTTTGCACTAAATGAAGTTTCAGTAAACAGAAAAAATACAGCTTCAATGATAACAGTTGAGACATACTTAGATAATGAGTATTTAACTTCTTATTGGGCAGATGGGTTAATAATAGCAACTCCAACAGGCTCTACAGGATATTCTTTAAGTTGTGGAGGTCCAATAATTACACCTCAAGCCAAAAGTTTTGTGCTAACACCTATAGCTCCACACAATTTAAATGCAAGGCCTTTAGTAATACCTGATGATACAATTATAAAATTTAAAGTAAGCGGTAGAGAAGATAAATTTTTCTTATCATTAGATTCACGAATTACAACCATTAAGCGAAATACTGAAGTACAGGTAAAAAAGTCTAAATTTAACTTAAAAATGGTACAACTAAATAAACAAACGTTTATTAAAACACTTCGTGAGAAATTACTTTGGGGGCAAGATACCAGAAATTAA
- a CDS encoding DUF6089 family protein, with translation MKKLVLLITFICVTNTSNAQINEVGLFIGGSNYIGDIGPEYYINPTNIMGGVIYKWNMNPRISFRGTFTYAAIKSDDKNATNRERYFRGIGFKNSIKELAVGIEFNYFNYNLDDYRNTYTPYLLLEFAAFNYNIVVAETAPLQYQYASKTAFAIPFGIGYKTKLFQDFAIAFELRARYTFVDDIDYNNNNIKSLTFGNPNSNDWYILSGISLVYTFGRPACYSSPF, from the coding sequence ATGAAAAAACTAGTTTTACTTATTACATTTATCTGTGTTACAAACACTTCCAATGCGCAAATTAACGAAGTTGGTTTATTTATAGGTGGTAGCAATTATATTGGAGATATAGGCCCTGAGTACTATATAAACCCAACTAATATTATGGGAGGAGTAATTTACAAATGGAATATGAACCCACGAATTTCTTTTAGAGGAACATTCACCTATGCCGCAATAAAGTCTGACGATAAAAATGCTACAAACAGAGAACGCTACTTTAGAGGTATAGGATTTAAAAATAGCATAAAAGAATTGGCTGTAGGTATTGAGTTTAATTATTTTAATTACAACCTAGACGATTACAGAAACACATACACTCCCTATTTACTACTAGAATTTGCGGCCTTTAATTATAATATTGTAGTAGCAGAAACAGCTCCATTACAATATCAATATGCTTCAAAAACAGCATTTGCAATACCTTTCGGTATTGGTTATAAAACAAAATTATTTCAAGATTTTGCCATTGCTTTTGAATTAAGAGCTAGGTATACTTTTGTAGATGATATAGATTATAATAACAATAATATAAAATCTTTAACCTTTGGAAACCCTAATAGTAACGACTGGTATATTTTAAGTGGTATATCTTTAGTTTACACTTTTGGAAGACCAGCCTGCTATTCAAGTCCATTTTAA
- a CDS encoding isoprenyl transferase, with amino-acid sequence MKDLKANILKSALPNHIAIIMDGNGRWAKSKGKPRIFGHKNGVTSVKEIIEGCAEIGVNYLTLYAFSTENWNRPKLEVKTLMALLVSSLKKELKTLQENNIKLNTIGTLYNLPEKAQKELADVIEKTKNNNRLTLTLALSYGSREEIVNVIKKLSKKVVNKQLDIKEINEKIINNHLYTFSLPDVDFMIRTSGEKRISNFLLWQIAYAELYFTNTLWPDFRKENLFNAILEYQNRERRFGKTSEQIEKLNE; translated from the coding sequence ATGAAAGATTTAAAAGCTAACATATTGAAAAGTGCACTTCCAAACCATATTGCAATAATTATGGATGGTAATGGACGTTGGGCTAAATCAAAAGGAAAACCACGTATTTTTGGACATAAAAATGGTGTTACCTCTGTGAAGGAAATTATTGAAGGTTGTGCCGAAATTGGAGTTAATTATTTAACTTTGTACGCTTTTTCAACTGAAAATTGGAATAGACCCAAGTTAGAAGTTAAAACTCTAATGGCTTTGTTAGTTTCATCATTAAAAAAAGAACTGAAAACGCTGCAAGAAAATAACATAAAACTAAACACCATTGGCACTCTTTATAACTTGCCTGAAAAAGCACAAAAAGAACTTGCAGATGTTATTGAAAAAACAAAAAATAATAACAGACTAACACTAACATTAGCATTGAGCTACGGCTCTAGAGAAGAAATTGTTAATGTTATCAAAAAATTATCAAAAAAAGTTGTTAATAAACAACTTGACATTAAAGAAATTAATGAAAAAATTATAAATAACCATTTATATACGTTTTCTTTGCCGGATGTTGATTTTATGATTCGAACAAGTGGAGAAAAAAGAATCAGCAATTTTTTATTATGGCAAATAGCTTATGCTGAATTGTATTTTACAAATACACTTTGGCCAGATTTTAGAAAAGAAAACCTATTTAATGCAATTTTAGAATATCAGAATAGAGAACGTCGTTTTGGAAAAACTAGTGAACAAATTGAAAAACTCAATGAATAA
- the bamA gene encoding outer membrane protein assembly factor BamA, giving the protein MNKLNIALLLFTFFLAITSVRAQEPKNNILKEIQIKNDSIANDSIPPTLKNTTFKKDSSYELGGITVKGLQKFEEETVKVFTGLKVGQQIKLPGDKLTSAIKKLYETKQFSNVEVYISKIDGDIAYLEFEVQELPQLNNVTIQGIKKNKASDLQKDAELKKGAMVTDNLIVTTKNYFKKKFQEKGFLKTKVAINTRPDTSSVNTVNMLIHIDKGEKVKIKNITFEGNKDFSTKKLRKTLKNTKKEMLGRFWKKSKFIEDDFKEDLENLITTYSEKGYRDARVVNHSISWNDDNTLNLNIKVEEGKKYIFGNIQFLGNTKYTDAQLQRLLRIEKGDTYNGKVLKERVTGDGSPDSQDIATLYQDNGYLFSRVLPVETRVNNDSIDIEIRIYEDQPTRIKKVTVNGNDKTNDHVVFREIRTKPGYLYSKRDIIRTIREIGQLGFFDAEAISPDINPNYQDKTVDIDYTVAEKGSSQIELQGGYGGGSFIGTLGLSFNNFSVRNLFNKKAYRPLPMGDGQTLSLRLQKSRFYTTSSFSFVEPWLGGKKPQSLSFSIYNSKQFRYDYQTNRVDKDQRLNIVGASIGLGKRLQWPDNYFTLSQSISYQLYDLKNYPVSTFSFSTGSSNNLSYSITLGRSSAGPNPVFPKQGSEFSIGAKLTLPYSLFNDKDYSTLEDSEKYKWLEYYKASFKGKWYTALTDDLVIMTNAEFGILGSYNSKLGDSPFERYFVGGDGIATFQLDGRETIGLRGYENGRLSTISGGTIYNKFQLELRYPITLKPSASIYVLGFLEAGNSYDGFKNFNPFVLKRSAGVGLRIFMPAFGMLGIDFANGFDPLPGQTEKSGWQTHFIIGQQF; this is encoded by the coding sequence ATGAATAAATTAAACATAGCCCTTTTACTTTTTACATTTTTTTTAGCAATAACTTCTGTAAGAGCACAAGAACCAAAAAATAATATTTTAAAAGAGATTCAAATAAAAAATGATTCCATAGCTAATGATAGCATACCTCCAACACTAAAAAATACTACTTTCAAAAAAGATAGTTCTTATGAACTTGGTGGAATTACAGTTAAAGGTCTTCAAAAATTTGAAGAAGAAACTGTAAAAGTTTTTACCGGTTTAAAAGTAGGACAACAAATTAAACTCCCTGGAGATAAATTAACAAGTGCCATAAAAAAACTATATGAAACCAAACAATTTAGCAATGTAGAGGTTTACATCTCTAAAATTGATGGTGATATTGCTTATTTAGAATTTGAAGTTCAGGAATTGCCACAACTAAACAACGTAACTATTCAAGGTATCAAAAAAAATAAAGCCTCCGATTTACAAAAAGATGCTGAACTTAAAAAAGGAGCAATGGTTACAGATAACTTAATTGTTACCACAAAAAATTATTTTAAAAAGAAGTTTCAAGAAAAAGGGTTCTTAAAAACAAAAGTTGCCATAAATACAAGACCCGATACTTCTAGCGTTAACACAGTGAATATGCTTATTCATATTGACAAAGGTGAAAAAGTAAAAATAAAAAACATCACTTTTGAGGGTAATAAAGATTTTAGCACCAAGAAACTTAGAAAAACGCTGAAAAATACTAAAAAGGAAATGTTAGGCAGGTTTTGGAAAAAATCAAAATTTATTGAAGATGATTTTAAAGAAGACCTAGAAAATTTAATTACTACATACAGCGAAAAAGGATATAGAGATGCTAGAGTTGTTAACCATTCAATAAGTTGGAATGATGATAATACCTTAAATTTAAATATAAAAGTTGAAGAAGGTAAAAAATATATTTTTGGAAATATTCAATTTTTGGGAAATACAAAATATACTGATGCTCAACTTCAACGACTTTTAAGAATTGAAAAAGGAGATACTTATAACGGTAAAGTTTTAAAAGAAAGAGTTACAGGTGATGGCTCTCCAGATTCTCAAGACATTGCAACTTTATATCAAGATAATGGTTATTTATTTTCAAGAGTGCTTCCTGTTGAAACAAGAGTAAACAATGACTCTATTGATATTGAAATACGAATTTATGAAGATCAACCTACAAGAATAAAGAAAGTAACTGTTAATGGAAATGACAAAACTAACGACCATGTAGTTTTTAGAGAGATTCGGACAAAACCAGGTTATTTATACAGCAAAAGAGATATTATTAGAACAATAAGGGAAATTGGTCAATTAGGGTTTTTTGATGCTGAAGCTATTTCACCTGATATTAATCCTAACTATCAAGATAAAACTGTTGATATAGATTATACTGTGGCTGAAAAGGGTTCAAGTCAAATAGAATTACAAGGAGGTTATGGAGGAGGTTCCTTTATTGGTACTTTAGGACTATCATTTAATAACTTTTCTGTTAGAAATTTATTCAACAAAAAAGCATATCGCCCATTACCTATGGGAGATGGTCAAACACTTTCATTGAGATTGCAAAAAAGTAGATTTTATACCACTTCAAGTTTCTCATTTGTAGAACCGTGGTTGGGAGGAAAAAAGCCCCAATCTTTATCATTTTCTATCTATAATTCAAAACAATTTAGATACGATTACCAAACTAATAGGGTTGATAAAGACCAACGTTTAAACATTGTTGGAGCATCTATTGGCTTAGGAAAACGCTTGCAATGGCCCGATAATTATTTTACATTATCACAAAGTATTAGCTACCAATTATACGATTTAAAAAACTATCCTGTTTCTACATTTTCTTTTTCAACAGGGTCTTCTAATAATTTATCTTATAGTATTACTTTAGGAAGAAGTTCAGCAGGGCCAAATCCTGTTTTTCCTAAACAAGGATCTGAATTTAGTATAGGAGCTAAATTAACATTGCCTTACTCATTATTCAATGACAAAGATTACTCAACACTAGAAGATAGTGAAAAATACAAATGGCTAGAGTATTATAAAGCTAGTTTTAAGGGTAAATGGTATACTGCACTAACAGATGATTTGGTAATTATGACAAATGCTGAATTTGGAATTTTGGGAAGTTATAATAGTAAATTGGGGGATTCTCCTTTTGAACGTTATTTTGTTGGTGGTGATGGAATAGCAACGTTTCAATTAGACGGCAGAGAAACAATTGGTTTAAGAGGTTATGAAAATGGTAGATTATCAACAATTAGTGGCGGAACTATTTACAATAAGTTTCAATTAGAACTTAGATATCCTATTACACTAAAGCCATCTGCATCAATTTACGTGTTAGGATTTTTAGAAGCTGGTAATTCTTATGACGGCTTTAAAAACTTCAATCCTTTTGTATTAAAAAGATCAGCAGGTGTTGGACTTAGAATATTTATGCCTGCTTTTGGAATGTTAGGAATTGACTTTGCAAATGGTTTTGACCCTTTACCTGGACAAACAGAAAAATCTGGTTGGCAAACTCACTTTATTATTGGGCAACAATTTTAA